Proteins encoded together in one Cicer arietinum cultivar CDC Frontier isolate Library 1 chromosome 4, Cicar.CDCFrontier_v2.0, whole genome shotgun sequence window:
- the LOC101500210 gene encoding leucine-rich repeat receptor-like serine/threonine-protein kinase At2g14510 yields MSFLLLFFLFLFLTPSLSQTTPPKGFLIDCGSLSNTQINNRSWLPDSAFITTGTPKNITSPVLLQTLKTLRSFSLQVKKNCYNVPVYRGAKYMVRTTYFYGGVNGPDHPSPPVFDQIVDGTLWSVVNTTEDYVNGNSTFYEGIFLAKGKFMSLCLGSNTYTDSDPFISALEFLILKGSLYNTTDFTNFALGLVARNSFGFSGSPIRYPDDQFDRIWESFGQSNSTKSNTDNVSVSGFWNLPPLKIFETHLGSDQLETLEVRWPIVSLPSSKYYMALYFADNTVGSRIFNISVNGVHYYRDLNAIPSGVVVFANQWPLSGPTTITLTPAASSSLGPIINAGEVFNVMSLGGRTSTRDVIALERVKESLRNPPLDWSGDPCAPQIYSWTGITCSEGPHIRVVTLNLTNMDLSGSLSPFVANMTALTNIWLGNNSLSGQIPNLSSLTMLETLHLEDNQFNGEIPSSLGNIGSLKEVFLQNNNLTGQIPANLIGKPGLIIRTSGNSFLSPPAP; encoded by the exons ATGTCCTTCCTCcttctcttcttccttttccttttcctcaCCCCCTCTCTCTCTCAAACAACACCCCCCAAAGGCTTCCTTATCGACTGTGGGTCCCTATCAAACACCCAAATCAACAACCGTTCATGGCTTCCCGATTCAGCCTTTATCACCACAGGCACACCCAAAAACATAACCTCCCCCGTTCTTCTTCAAACTCTCAAAACCCTTCGCTCTTTCTCtcttcaagttaaaaaaaactGTTACAATGTTCCCGTGTATCGCGGTGCGAAATATATGGTGCGGACTACTTATTTCTACGGAGGAGTCAACGGTCCTGATCATCCTTCGCCGCCGGTGTTTGATCAGATCGTTGATGGAACCCTATGGAGCGTGGTTAATACTACAGAGGATTATGTAAACGGGAATTCAACTTTTTACGAAGGGATTTTCTTAGCTAAGGGGAAGTTTATGAGTTTATGTCTCGGGTCAAATACTTATACGGATTCTGACCCGTTTATATCTGCTTTGGAGTTTTTGATTCTAAAGGGTTCACTCTATAACACCACCGATTTTACCAATTTTGCCCTTGGTTTGGTTGCTAGAAATAGCTTTGGATTCTCCGGATCACCCATTAG ATATCCTGATGATCAATTTGACCGTATTTGGGAGTCATTTGGGCAGAGTAATTCAACCAAATCAAACACTGACAATGTTTCTGTTTCTGGCTTTTGGAATCTTCCACctttgaaaatatttgagacaCATTTAGGATCTGATCAATTGGAAACCTTGGAAGTAAGATGGCCTATAGTATCACTTCCAAGCTCAAAATACTACATGGCTCTATACTTTGCAGACAACACTGTTGGGTCAAGAATTTTTAACATAAGTGTAAATGGTGTACATTATTACCGAGATTTGAATGCGATCCCATCAGGTGTTGTTGTTTTTGCAAACCAATGGCCTCTTTCTGGTCCTACAACAATAACTTTAACTCCTGCTGCTAGTTCATCCTTGGGACCCATAATTAATGCCGGCGAAGTTTTTAATGTGATGTCTCTTGGAGGAAGAACTTCCACTCGGGATG TTATTGCTTTGGAAAGGGTAAAAGAGAGCCTCCGAAATCCTCCACTCGATTGGAGCGGTGATCCTTGTGCGCCTCAGATATACTCATGGACTGGTATCACGTGCTCTGAAGGGCCTCATATCCGTGTCGTGACTTT aaatttGACAAATATGGATCTATCAGGATCTTTATCACCTTTTGTTGCCAATATGACAGCTTTGACTAATAT CTGGCTTGGAAATAACAGTTTATCCGGACAGATTCCTAACCTCAGTTCACTAACGATGTTGGAGACACT GCACTTGGAAGATAATCAATTCAATGGAGAGATTCCATCATCCCTAGGGAACATTGGCAGCTTAAAAGAAGT atttttacaaaataacaatttgacTGGTCAAATTCCAGCAAATCTCATTGGAAAACCAGGACTTATCATCAG AACTTCCGGCAATAGTTTCTTGTCACCTCCAGCACCTTGA
- the LOC101499874 gene encoding uncharacterized protein isoform X1, whose translation MHIIEPSPHTQQHHLIKQQKFDMVSLEPEPVQGNLIRSSDAPSSPSRISFSAEFLDENNFISISPNPHEYAERDQEKKEHDERYSKNTDQFEFLSNNMSNNNTVLTADELFFEGKMLPFWPVQHLEKLNKININLKAKDIEGVEGEVEEEEEEEIEVVVNNKEDNRVNWFVDDDPSPRPPKCTVLWKELLRLKKQRASSLSPSSSSSSSSSSASSLGDVAAKEGSRNKEQQHVKRIKKGLERTRSATIRIRPMINVPICTQMKSSALPPLFPLKKGKLERRCTV comes from the exons ATGCATATTATAGAGCCTAGTCCACACACACAACAACATCATCTCATAAAACAGCAAAAGTTTGACATGGTCTCTCTTGAACCTGAACCTGTTCAAGGTAACCTCATCAGATCTAGTGATGCACCTTCAAGTCCTAGTAGAATATCTTTCTCAGCAGAGTTTTTAGATGAAAATAACTTCATCTCCATAAGTCCAAACCCTCATGAGTATGCAGAAAGAGATCAAGAGAAGAAGGAACACGATGAAAGATATTCAAAGAACACAGATCAGTTTGAGTTTCTGTCAAACAACATGAGCAACAACAACACAGTTTTAACTGCCGATGAGCTTTTCTTTGAAGGAAAAATGCTTCCTTTTTGGCCTGTGCAGCATCTAGAGAAGCTCAACAAGATCAACATCAACCTCAAAGCCAAAGATATAGAAGGAGTAGAAGGAGAAgtagaagaagaagaggaagaagagattGAAGTGGTTGTGAACAACAAAGAGGATAATAGAGTAAATTGGTTTGTTGATGATGACCCTTCTCCAAGGCCACCAAAGTGCACTGTTCTATGGAAAGAGTTATTAAGGTTGAAGAAGCAACGCGCTTCTTCTTTAtcaccttcttcttcttcatcatcttcatcgtCTTCTGCTAGCTCACTAGGTGATGTAGCTGCAAAAGAAGGTTCAAGAAACAAAGAGCAACAACATGTGAAGAGGATAAAAAAAGGGTTGGAAAGAACAAGATCAGCTACTATTAGAATTAGACCAATGATTAACGTGCCAATTTGTACACAGATGAAGAGCAGTGCCTTGCCTCCTCTTTTTCCACTTAAGAAAGGAAAATTAGAGAg GCGTTGCACTGTGTAG
- the LOC101499874 gene encoding uncharacterized protein isoform X2, which yields MHIIEPSPHTQQHHLIKQQKFDMVSLEPEPVQGNLIRSSDAPSSPSRISFSAEFLDENNFISISPNPHEYAERDQEKKEHDERYSKNTDQFEFLSNNMSNNNTVLTADELFFEGKMLPFWPVQHLEKLNKININLKAKDIEGVEGEVEEEEEEEIEVVVNNKEDNRVNWFVDDDPSPRPPKCTVLWKELLRLKKQRASSLSPSSSSSSSSSSASSLGDVAAKEGSRNKEQQHVKRIKKGLERTRSATIRIRPMINVPICTQMKSSALPPLFPLKKGKLERC from the exons ATGCATATTATAGAGCCTAGTCCACACACACAACAACATCATCTCATAAAACAGCAAAAGTTTGACATGGTCTCTCTTGAACCTGAACCTGTTCAAGGTAACCTCATCAGATCTAGTGATGCACCTTCAAGTCCTAGTAGAATATCTTTCTCAGCAGAGTTTTTAGATGAAAATAACTTCATCTCCATAAGTCCAAACCCTCATGAGTATGCAGAAAGAGATCAAGAGAAGAAGGAACACGATGAAAGATATTCAAAGAACACAGATCAGTTTGAGTTTCTGTCAAACAACATGAGCAACAACAACACAGTTTTAACTGCCGATGAGCTTTTCTTTGAAGGAAAAATGCTTCCTTTTTGGCCTGTGCAGCATCTAGAGAAGCTCAACAAGATCAACATCAACCTCAAAGCCAAAGATATAGAAGGAGTAGAAGGAGAAgtagaagaagaagaggaagaagagattGAAGTGGTTGTGAACAACAAAGAGGATAATAGAGTAAATTGGTTTGTTGATGATGACCCTTCTCCAAGGCCACCAAAGTGCACTGTTCTATGGAAAGAGTTATTAAGGTTGAAGAAGCAACGCGCTTCTTCTTTAtcaccttcttcttcttcatcatcttcatcgtCTTCTGCTAGCTCACTAGGTGATGTAGCTGCAAAAGAAGGTTCAAGAAACAAAGAGCAACAACATGTGAAGAGGATAAAAAAAGGGTTGGAAAGAACAAGATCAGCTACTATTAGAATTAGACCAATGATTAACGTGCCAATTTGTACACAGATGAAGAGCAGTGCCTTGCCTCCTCTTTTTCCACTTAAGAAAGGAAAATTAGAGAg GTGTTAA